A genomic window from Polaribacter gangjinensis includes:
- a CDS encoding Crp/Fnr family transcriptional regulator, with product MSDEKHYLQTNFGYLFEEELIDEIQKVGVYKTIPKNTPIIGVGEYIKSMPLILKGAIKILREDEQGEELVLYYLEKGDTCAMTLSCCLGQTKSKIAAIAETDVDIIMIPKEKMGEWLAKYKSWQAFILQSYHARVDELLEAIDTIAFLKMDERLYKYLKDKAMITHDDVIYTTHNEISDDLHTSRVVISRLLKKLENEGKIKLFRNSIKVLVL from the coding sequence ATGTCTGATGAAAAACACTACTTGCAAACCAATTTTGGATATTTATTTGAAGAGGAATTAATTGATGAAATTCAAAAAGTTGGTGTGTACAAAACCATTCCCAAAAATACTCCCATAATTGGAGTTGGAGAATATATCAAATCCATGCCACTCATTTTAAAAGGAGCAATCAAAATCTTGCGAGAAGATGAGCAAGGTGAGGAATTGGTTTTGTATTATTTAGAAAAAGGCGATACTTGTGCCATGACATTGTCTTGTTGTCTAGGACAAACCAAAAGCAAAATTGCTGCAATTGCCGAAACTGATGTTGATATCATTATGATTCCCAAGGAAAAAATGGGAGAATGGTTGGCAAAATACAAATCTTGGCAAGCTTTCATATTGCAAAGTTACCATGCGAGAGTAGATGAATTGTTAGAAGCTATTGATACGATTGCCTTTTTAAAAATGGATGAACGATTGTATAAATATCTGAAAGACAAAGCAATGATTACGCATGATGATGTAATTTACACAACCCACAATGAAATTTCTGATGATTTGCACACTTCAAGAGTTGTTATTTCAAGACTTTTAAAAAAGTTAGAAAACGAAGGTAAAATCAAACTGTTTAGAAACAGTATCAAAGTATTAGTATTGTAA
- a CDS encoding TolC family protein gives MKSIKYNLLIIIFLSVFQGFSQEILTKKQALEITLENNFGIKIANNNLEVAKNNASVLNTGFLPTIAATSGTNYRRENQDVTFQDGTNRSIDGAVTKSYNAALSLNYTLFDGLGRKYNYQQLKETYNLSEIQARETIENTYVQLFTIYFQIARLSENTQNLSEALLISKRRLERANYQYNFGQSTKLELLNAEVDVNNDSISYITAKQQLNNAKRGLNVILGIDKEPNYAVETEVDFNKMMNFDDLLQKTMANNALLKQNEQNIAISEFNIKINKSQYLPRLGLTSSYGWNQSDNPATSFLAGATITGLNAGLNLTWNLFDGGATKTRVANAKIALENQQILLEQQKTTIQNNLKNTWENYQNQLFVLSAQEKNVLTNQNNFNRTEERYKLGQVTSIEFRQAQINLINAKTAFNNAKFDAKLIEIQLLQLSGDILNVAF, from the coding sequence ATGAAATCAATAAAATACAATCTCTTAATAATTATATTTCTTTCGGTTTTTCAAGGATTTTCTCAAGAAATTTTAACCAAAAAACAAGCGCTGGAAATTACACTTGAAAACAATTTCGGAATTAAAATTGCCAACAACAATCTAGAAGTTGCCAAAAACAATGCCTCTGTTTTAAACACTGGATTTTTACCAACAATTGCAGCAACATCAGGTACAAATTACAGAAGAGAAAATCAAGATGTAACATTTCAAGACGGAACAAATAGAAGTATTGATGGTGCTGTAACAAAATCGTACAATGCAGCTTTGAGTTTAAATTACACTCTTTTTGATGGTTTAGGACGAAAATACAATTATCAACAATTAAAAGAAACCTATAATTTAAGCGAAATCCAAGCTAGAGAAACCATTGAAAATACCTATGTCCAATTGTTTACCATTTACTTTCAAATTGCTAGATTGTCTGAAAATACTCAAAATTTATCTGAGGCACTTTTAATTTCAAAAAGACGTTTAGAGCGTGCTAATTATCAATACAATTTCGGGCAATCAACCAAATTAGAATTGCTAAATGCTGAGGTAGATGTAAATAATGATAGCATTTCTTACATCACCGCAAAGCAACAACTAAACAATGCAAAACGTGGTTTAAACGTCATTTTAGGAATTGACAAAGAACCAAATTATGCTGTTGAAACAGAGGTTGATTTCAATAAAATGATGAATTTTGATGATTTGTTGCAAAAAACAATGGCAAACAATGCGTTGTTAAAACAAAACGAACAAAATATTGCCATTAGTGAATTCAATATCAAAATTAATAAATCGCAATATTTACCAAGGTTGGGTTTGACATCTTCTTACGGATGGAATCAAAGTGACAACCCTGCAACATCATTTTTGGCTGGAGCAACTATTACAGGTTTAAATGCAGGATTGAATTTAACATGGAATTTGTTTGATGGAGGCGCAACAAAAACACGAGTTGCCAACGCAAAAATAGCCTTAGAAAATCAGCAAATTTTGTTAGAACAACAAAAAACAACCATCCAAAATAATTTAAAAAATACCTGGGAAAACTATCAAAATCAGTTGTTTGTGTTAAGTGCTCAAGAAAAAAATGTGTTGACAAATCAAAATAATTTCAACAGAACAGAAGAGCGTTATAAATTAGGACAAGTAACATCTATTGAATTTAGACAAGCTCAAATCAATTTAATCAATGCAAAAACGGCATTCAACAATGCAAAATTCGATGCAAAATTAATTGAAATTCAGTTATTGCAATTGAGTGGAGATATTTTAAATGTTGCCTTTTAA
- a CDS encoding efflux RND transporter permease subunit, with amino-acid sequence MKKIITFFIKYSVAVNVLILAFIILGTVGIFTMKSSFFPLVDSRLIIISLAYPGASPAEIEEGVVLKIEDNLKGIVGVERVTSVSRENSAVVTVEVFKGQNIDVVLSDVKNAVDRIPSFPVGLEPPVIAKVENLRPTISFTVSGQGVTLKTLKQYARNIENDIRGIEGISQIAISGFPEEEIEIAVRENDLLAYNLSFTEVANAVRNANILITGGNIKTPQEDYLIRASNRSYYGDDLQNLIVRTQPNGTIIRLKDVANVKDTWSEIPDRLYFNDDLAIDITVSNTNSEDLLSTADKIKDYIYEFNQKQQNIQLNVTSDRSTTLNGRTKLLIENGIVGILLVLFFLALFLNVRLAIWVAFGLPIAFFGMFIFAAQFNVTINVLSLFGMIIVIGILVDDGIVIGENIYHHYYDLGKSKIRAAIDGTMEVIPPIVSAILTTLIAFSTFFFVDGNIGSFFGEVSTIVILTLSVSLLEALIILPAHIVHSRTLERKKTENGEEIKQNKFDTFFNKVNLVADSWLVKVRDNYYMPFLRFSLKNKLFAFSIPLALLIFSFSAIGGGIVKTSFFPSIASDQIQISLKMPQGTNEKITDSIISMIEEKVWLVHKEYTEKQTGNIPVVENIIKRIGPGSASGSLTVNLLPGEARDFSSPEITNRISDVVGKVYGVESLVFGSGGNFGGSPVAVSLLGNNIGELKAAKEELKQSLLNNAALKDVVDNDPAGIKEIKITLKDNAYLLGLNLQSVMAQVRDGFFGFQAQRFQRGQDEIKVWVRYDKKDRSSIKNLDEMRIIAPNGSRIPFSEIANYTIERGDIAINHLSGKREIQVTADLKNKADTATEILEDIKTRVMPPILSKYPSVSPLYEGQNREAKKTTDSVNVVGPIILLLIYLVIAFTFRSYSQPILLILMIPFSMIGVVWGHYIHSFPIGILSWLGIIALIGIMVNDGLVLIGKFNGYLKEGVKFDEALIMAGQSRFRAILLTSITTIAGLGPLIFEKSRQAQFLIPMAISIAYGIAIATLLTLVMLPILLSVSNSIKVGIKWLKTGNNVTKEEVERALMEIEYEQESDDNDAEDALKK; translated from the coding sequence ATGAAAAAAATAATTACATTTTTTATCAAATATTCAGTTGCTGTCAATGTATTGATTTTGGCATTTATCATCTTAGGAACTGTAGGGATTTTCACCATGAAATCTTCCTTTTTTCCTTTGGTTGATTCACGTTTAATCATTATTAGCTTAGCATATCCTGGAGCTTCTCCTGCTGAAATTGAAGAAGGAGTTGTTTTAAAAATTGAAGATAATTTAAAGGGAATAGTTGGTGTAGAAAGAGTTACCTCGGTTTCTAGAGAAAATTCAGCTGTGGTAACTGTCGAGGTTTTTAAAGGACAGAATATTGATGTTGTTTTGTCTGATGTTAAAAATGCGGTTGATAGAATTCCCTCTTTTCCTGTAGGTTTAGAACCTCCTGTAATTGCAAAAGTGGAGAATTTACGACCAACTATTAGTTTTACAGTGAGTGGTCAAGGCGTTACTTTGAAAACCTTGAAACAATATGCCAGAAATATAGAAAACGATATTCGTGGTATTGAGGGAATTTCACAAATTGCCATATCTGGTTTTCCTGAAGAAGAAATTGAAATTGCGGTTCGTGAAAATGATTTATTAGCCTATAATTTATCGTTTACTGAGGTTGCAAATGCCGTAAGAAATGCCAATATTTTAATTACTGGTGGAAATATAAAAACACCTCAAGAAGATTATTTGATCAGAGCAAGCAATCGTTCTTATTATGGAGATGATTTGCAAAACTTAATTGTAAGAACACAACCAAATGGAACCATTATCCGTTTAAAAGATGTTGCAAATGTTAAAGATACTTGGTCTGAAATTCCTGATAGACTGTATTTTAATGATGATTTAGCAATTGATATTACAGTGAGTAATACCAATAGCGAAGATTTGCTATCTACAGCCGATAAAATCAAAGACTACATTTACGAATTCAATCAAAAGCAACAAAATATTCAGTTAAATGTAACCAGTGATAGAAGTACAACATTAAATGGAAGAACAAAATTATTAATAGAAAATGGTATTGTCGGCATTTTATTGGTACTCTTTTTCTTGGCACTTTTTCTAAATGTTCGTTTGGCAATTTGGGTAGCTTTTGGTTTGCCAATCGCATTTTTTGGGATGTTTATTTTTGCAGCGCAATTCAATGTTACCATCAATGTATTATCACTTTTTGGGATGATTATTGTAATCGGAATTTTGGTGGATGATGGAATTGTAATTGGTGAAAATATTTACCATCATTATTACGATTTAGGAAAATCAAAAATTAGAGCCGCAATTGATGGAACTATGGAAGTAATTCCGCCCATTGTTTCTGCAATTTTAACAACATTGATTGCCTTTTCTACCTTCTTTTTTGTAGACGGAAATATCGGAAGTTTCTTTGGTGAAGTTTCTACCATTGTAATTTTAACTTTGTCAGTTTCGTTATTAGAAGCGTTAATTATTTTACCTGCACATATTGTTCACTCAAGAACTTTAGAAAGAAAGAAAACTGAAAATGGCGAAGAAATCAAACAAAATAAATTTGATACTTTTTTCAATAAAGTAAATCTAGTTGCTGATAGTTGGTTAGTAAAAGTAAGGGATAATTATTACATGCCGTTTTTGAGATTTTCTTTAAAAAACAAACTATTTGCTTTTTCAATTCCTTTGGCTTTATTGATTTTTAGTTTTTCAGCAATTGGTGGAGGCATTGTAAAAACCTCGTTTTTTCCCTCTATTGCAAGTGATCAGATTCAAATATCCTTGAAAATGCCACAAGGAACCAATGAAAAAATCACAGATTCAATCATTTCTATGATCGAAGAAAAAGTGTGGTTAGTTCATAAAGAATATACAGAAAAACAAACTGGAAATATTCCTGTGGTTGAAAATATCATCAAAAGAATTGGTCCTGGAAGTGCAAGCGGGAGTTTGACAGTCAATTTATTACCAGGTGAGGCAAGAGATTTTTCATCTCCAGAAATTACTAATAGAATTAGCGATGTTGTTGGAAAAGTCTATGGTGTTGAAAGTCTAGTATTTGGTTCTGGTGGAAATTTTGGAGGAAGTCCTGTTGCAGTTTCTTTGCTTGGTAATAATATTGGAGAATTGAAAGCTGCCAAAGAAGAATTAAAACAATCGCTTTTAAATAATGCCGCATTAAAAGATGTTGTTGATAATGATCCTGCAGGAATCAAAGAAATTAAAATCACTTTAAAAGACAATGCGTATTTATTAGGCTTGAATTTACAGTCAGTAATGGCGCAAGTGCGTGATGGTTTCTTCGGATTTCAAGCACAGCGTTTTCAACGTGGTCAAGACGAAATAAAAGTGTGGGTTCGTTATGACAAAAAAGATCGTTCATCGATTAAAAATTTAGATGAAATGCGCATTATTGCTCCAAATGGAAGTAGAATTCCTTTTTCGGAAATTGCCAATTATACTATTGAGCGTGGTGATATTGCTATCAATCATTTGTCTGGAAAACGTGAAATTCAAGTAACTGCGGATTTAAAAAACAAAGCAGATACAGCTACAGAAATTTTAGAGGATATTAAAACACGTGTGATGCCTCCAATTTTATCAAAATATCCTTCAGTTTCACCTTTGTATGAAGGTCAAAATCGAGAAGCAAAAAAAACCACAGATTCTGTGAATGTTGTAGGCCCTATCATTTTATTGTTAATTTATTTAGTGATTGCATTTACATTCCGTTCTTACAGTCAGCCAATTTTATTGATTTTAATGATACCTTTTAGTATGATTGGTGTGGTTTGGGGACATTATATTCATAGTTTTCCAATCGGAATTTTATCATGGTTAGGAATCATTGCTTTAATCGGAATTATGGTAAATGATGGTTTGGTTTTGATTGGTAAATTTAATGGTTATTTAAAGGAAGGTGTTAAATTTGATGAAGCTTTAATTATGGCTGGTCAATCAAGATTTAGAGCTATTTTATTAACCTCAATCACTACAATTGCAGGGTTAGGGCCGCTGATTTTTGAAAAAAGCAGGCAAGCTCAATTTTTAATTCCGATGGCAATTTCCATTGCTTACGGAATTGCCATTGCAACCCTTTTAACTCTTGTAATGTTACCTATTTTATTATCTGTTTCAAACTCCATAAAAGTGGGTATCAAATGGTTAAAAACAGGAAATAATGTTACTAAAGAAGAAGTAGAAAGAGCTTTAATGGAAATTGAATATGAACAAGAAAGTGATGATAATGATGCTGAAGATGCACTTAAAAAATAA
- a CDS encoding efflux RND transporter periplasmic adaptor subunit, protein MRNIILSVLGIILVVAAIFLGKYIVDKNMAPKPTFKKTINTVFTEPILNKEIPIVLSANGNLIAKNKIELFSEVQGVLQSSNKAFRPGTMYVQNETLLSINSDEFYASLQSQKSNLFNLITSVLPDIRLDFPSEFNKWETYLQSFDINKTVPKIPSFSSEKEKYFISGRGILTAYFNVKNLEVRLSKHLIKAPFTGVLTEALVTPGTLVRSGQKLGEFIDTSVYEMEVSISASYADMLKVGNTVELTNLDKSKMYTGKVVRVNGKIDQVSQTITAYIELKHPDLKEGMFLEANLVAKSVQNAVEISRKLVVDNKAVYTIVNDSILTLTPINPLYFGKDKVVVGGLKDGDILVSKPVPGAFDGMIVKAIKND, encoded by the coding sequence ATGAGGAATATCATTTTATCAGTTCTAGGAATTATTTTGGTTGTTGCCGCTATTTTTTTAGGAAAATATATTGTAGATAAAAACATGGCTCCGAAACCTACGTTTAAAAAAACAATCAATACCGTTTTTACAGAGCCAATTTTAAATAAAGAGATTCCAATTGTGTTATCGGCAAATGGCAATTTGATTGCTAAAAATAAAATCGAACTTTTTTCCGAGGTTCAAGGTGTGTTGCAATCTTCAAACAAAGCATTTAGACCAGGAACAATGTATGTTCAAAATGAAACTTTACTAAGTATTAATAGTGATGAGTTTTACGCAAGTTTGCAATCTCAAAAAAGCAATTTATTCAATTTAATAACTTCGGTTTTACCTGATATTCGTTTGGATTTTCCATCTGAATTCAACAAATGGGAAACCTATTTGCAAAGTTTTGATATCAATAAAACAGTTCCTAAAATTCCATCATTTTCATCTGAAAAAGAAAAATATTTTATCTCGGGAAGAGGTATTTTAACAGCGTATTTTAATGTTAAAAACCTTGAAGTTCGTTTGTCAAAACATCTAATAAAAGCACCATTTACAGGAGTTTTAACAGAGGCGTTAGTGACTCCAGGAACTTTAGTAAGATCAGGACAAAAGTTAGGTGAATTTATTGATACAAGTGTGTATGAAATGGAAGTGTCTATCAGTGCTAGTTATGCTGATATGTTGAAAGTTGGCAATACAGTTGAGTTGACCAATTTAGATAAATCAAAAATGTACACAGGTAAAGTGGTTCGTGTTAATGGAAAAATAGATCAAGTTTCACAAACCATTACTGCATATATCGAATTGAAACATCCAGATTTAAAAGAAGGCATGTTTTTAGAAGCCAATTTAGTGGCAAAATCGGTTCAAAATGCCGTAGAAATTTCAAGAAAATTAGTAGTTGACAATAAAGCCGTTTATACCATTGTAAATGATAGTATTTTAACATTAACTCCCATAAATCCTTTGTATTTTGGAAAAGATAAAGTAGTTGTTGGAGGTTTGAAAGATGGTGATATTTTGGTGTCAAAACCTGTTCCAGGCGCATTTGATGGAATGATTGTAAAAGCCATTAAAAACGACTAA